The following coding sequences lie in one Peribacillus frigoritolerans genomic window:
- a CDS encoding alpha-ketoacid dehydrogenase subunit beta, translating into MAQLTMIQAITEALRTELKNDENVLVFGEDVGLNGGVFRATENLQKEFGEDRVFDTPLAESGIGGLAVGLSLQGFRPVPEIQFFGFVYEVMDSVSGQLARMRYRSGGRYSAPVTIRSPFGGGVHTPEMHADSLEGLMAQQPGLKVVIPSTPYDAKGLLISAIRDNDPVIFLEHMKLYRSFRQEVPEEEYTIPLGKADVKREGTDLSIITYGAMVQESIKAAEELAKDGHSVEVVDLRTVSPLDIDTIIASVEKTGRAIVVQEAQKQAGIAANVVAEINERAILSLDAPVLRVAAADTVFPFSQAETVWLPNYKDIIETATKVLKF; encoded by the coding sequence ATGGCTCAATTGACGATGATTCAAGCAATTACAGAAGCATTACGCACAGAACTTAAAAATGACGAGAATGTACTCGTTTTTGGGGAAGATGTTGGTCTTAATGGAGGAGTTTTCCGTGCAACGGAAAATCTTCAAAAAGAATTCGGTGAAGATCGTGTATTCGATACACCTCTAGCTGAATCTGGAATCGGTGGATTAGCGGTCGGTCTTTCTTTACAAGGTTTCCGTCCTGTTCCTGAAATTCAATTCTTCGGATTTGTATATGAAGTAATGGATTCCGTAAGCGGTCAGCTTGCTCGTATGCGCTACCGTTCAGGCGGACGTTACAGTGCACCTGTTACAATTCGTTCACCTTTTGGAGGAGGAGTGCATACACCGGAAATGCATGCTGATAGCTTAGAAGGTTTAATGGCTCAGCAACCAGGGTTAAAAGTAGTTATCCCTTCCACTCCTTACGATGCAAAAGGCTTATTGATTTCTGCGATTCGTGATAATGACCCTGTCATTTTCCTTGAGCACATGAAATTGTACCGTTCTTTCCGTCAGGAAGTTCCTGAAGAAGAATATACAATTCCATTAGGAAAAGCGGACGTGAAAAGAGAAGGAACGGATTTATCCATTATTACGTATGGTGCGATGGTGCAGGAATCCATCAAGGCAGCTGAGGAATTGGCTAAGGATGGTCATTCCGTCGAAGTGGTCGACTTACGTACTGTATCTCCATTGGATATCGATACAATCATTGCTTCTGTAGAAAAAACAGGACGCGCTATCGTTGTTCAAGAAGCACAAAAGCAAGCTGGTATAGCAGCAAATGTTGTAGCGGAAATTAACGAACGTGCCATTTTAAGCTTGGATGCTCCAGTACTGCGAGTGGCGGCAGCTGATACGGTATTCCCGTTTTCACAAGCTGAAACAGTATGGCTCCCTAATTATAAAGACATTATTGAAACGGCGACTAAAGTCTTGAAGTTTTAA
- a CDS encoding dihydrolipoamide acetyltransferase family protein: protein MAFQFRLPDIGEGIHEGEIVKWFVKPGDKIQEDDVLCEVQNDKAVVEIPSPVEGTVEEILVQEGTVAVVGDVLVTFDAPGYENLQFKGDHGEEAKAEGEKNTEAQVQATAEAGQEVKKEAAPVQENSGVTGAGAQPQVEADPSRRIIAMPSVRKYAREQGVNIREISGSGDNGRIMKEDIDAFKNGKTAPQQPAAQSEASQQNDTETTEKQKVSIPEGQYPETREKMSGMRKAIAKAMVKSKQTAPHVTLMDEVDVTLLVAHRKKFKEIAAEKGIKLTFLPYVVKALTSALREFPMLNTSFDDEASEIIHKHYYNIGIAADTDKGLLVPVVKDADRKSTFAISQEINELATKARDGKLAPNEMKGASCSITNIGSAGGQWFTPVINHPEVAILGIGRIAEKAIVRDGEIIAAPVLALSLSFDHRMIDGATAQHALNHIKKLLNDPELLLMEA from the coding sequence GTGGCATTCCAATTTAGACTCCCTGATATCGGAGAAGGTATACACGAAGGTGAAATAGTGAAATGGTTTGTAAAACCAGGAGATAAGATTCAAGAGGATGACGTGCTTTGCGAGGTTCAAAACGATAAGGCCGTTGTTGAAATCCCATCACCGGTGGAAGGTACCGTTGAAGAAATCCTTGTTCAAGAAGGAACGGTTGCCGTTGTTGGCGATGTGCTTGTAACTTTCGATGCTCCAGGTTATGAAAATCTTCAGTTTAAAGGGGATCATGGAGAAGAAGCGAAGGCAGAAGGCGAGAAGAATACGGAGGCCCAGGTTCAAGCAACTGCTGAAGCTGGACAGGAAGTCAAGAAAGAGGCTGCTCCGGTTCAAGAAAATAGCGGAGTAACGGGCGCGGGAGCACAACCACAGGTTGAGGCAGATCCTTCACGACGTATTATCGCCATGCCTTCTGTCAGGAAATATGCACGCGAACAAGGGGTAAACATTCGTGAGATCTCTGGTTCTGGGGATAACGGCCGCATCATGAAAGAAGACATAGATGCTTTCAAAAACGGCAAAACCGCTCCACAGCAACCAGCAGCTCAAAGTGAAGCTTCACAACAAAATGATACGGAAACAACCGAAAAACAAAAAGTTTCAATTCCAGAAGGGCAATATCCTGAAACTCGCGAGAAAATGAGCGGTATGAGAAAAGCGATCGCAAAAGCAATGGTTAAATCCAAGCAGACAGCTCCGCATGTAACATTAATGGATGAAGTCGATGTGACGCTATTGGTTGCTCACCGTAAGAAATTCAAGGAAATTGCTGCAGAAAAAGGAATCAAGCTTACATTCCTACCTTATGTTGTTAAAGCGTTAACAAGTGCATTACGTGAATTCCCTATGCTAAACACATCATTTGATGATGAAGCTAGTGAGATTATCCATAAACACTATTACAATATCGGAATTGCGGCAGACACAGATAAAGGACTGCTCGTTCCAGTTGTAAAAGATGCAGATCGTAAATCAACTTTTGCTATTTCACAAGAAATTAACGAATTAGCGACGAAAGCCCGTGACGGCAAATTGGCTCCTAACGAAATGAAAGGTGCTTCTTGCTCCATTACGAATATCGGTTCCGCAGGCGGTCAATGGTTCACACCTGTAATCAATCATCCAGAAGTTGCCATTCTAGGGATTGGACGCATTGCCGAAAAAGCAATTGTACGCGACGGGGAAATTATCGCCGCTCCAGTTCTGGCATTATCACTGAGCTTTGATCACCGCATGATTGATGGAGCAACAGCTCAACATGCATTGAATCATATCAAAAAGTTATTGAACGACCCAGAATTATTGTTAATGGAGGCGTAA
- the lpdA gene encoding dihydrolipoyl dehydrogenase has product MVVGDFPIETDTLVIGSGPGGYVAAIRAAQLGQKVTVVEKGTIGGVCLNVGCIPSKALISAGHRFHEAQHSEDMGIFAEKVTVDFSKVQAWKGSVVKKLTGGVSSLLKGNNVDVVTGEAYFVDENSIRVMNDDSAQTYTFKNAIIATGSSPIEIPSFKYTKRVLNSTGALALEEVPSSIVVIGGGYIGTELGGAFASFGTKVTILEGTEEILSAGFEKQMAALVKRNLKNKGAEIVTKANAKGVEETETGVTVTYEVKGEEKKVEADYVLVTVGRRPNTAEIGLEQVGIKMTDRGLIETDKQCRTSVKNIYAIGDIVSGPQLAHKASYEGKIAAEAIAGHSSEIDYLAIPAVVFSEPELASVGYNEKEAKEAGIEALASKFPFAANGRALSLNNTDGFVKLITRKEDGLVIGAQIAGPNASDMIAELGLAIEAGMTAEDIAMTIHAHPTLGEITMEAAEVALGTPIHIIK; this is encoded by the coding sequence ATGGTAGTAGGAGATTTTCCAATCGAAACAGATACTTTAGTGATCGGTTCAGGCCCAGGGGGATATGTTGCCGCAATTCGCGCAGCACAGCTTGGACAGAAAGTAACGGTCGTTGAAAAAGGAACAATCGGCGGAGTTTGTTTGAATGTAGGCTGTATCCCATCGAAAGCTTTAATTTCGGCTGGACACCGTTTCCATGAAGCTCAGCATTCAGAAGATATGGGTATCTTTGCAGAAAAAGTTACGGTTGATTTTTCTAAAGTACAAGCTTGGAAAGGTTCTGTTGTCAAAAAATTAACAGGCGGTGTAAGCAGCCTATTAAAAGGCAATAACGTTGATGTTGTAACTGGCGAAGCTTATTTCGTTGATGAAAACAGCATCCGTGTTATGAATGATGACTCAGCCCAAACATATACATTTAAAAACGCAATCATCGCCACTGGCTCATCGCCAATCGAGATTCCGTCATTTAAATATACGAAACGTGTACTTAATTCCACTGGCGCTCTTGCTTTGGAAGAAGTTCCAAGTTCGATCGTAGTAATCGGCGGAGGTTACATCGGAACTGAGCTTGGCGGAGCATTCGCAAGCTTTGGCACTAAAGTGACCATCCTTGAAGGTACGGAAGAAATCCTTTCTGCAGGCTTTGAAAAACAAATGGCAGCACTTGTTAAGCGTAACCTTAAAAACAAAGGTGCTGAAATTGTCACTAAAGCTAATGCTAAAGGCGTGGAAGAAACTGAAACAGGCGTAACAGTTACTTATGAAGTAAAAGGCGAAGAGAAAAAAGTTGAAGCCGATTACGTTTTAGTAACAGTTGGACGTCGTCCAAATACTGCAGAAATCGGCCTGGAACAAGTCGGTATCAAAATGACTGACCGAGGTTTAATCGAAACGGATAAACAATGCCGTACAAGCGTGAAAAACATTTACGCAATCGGTGATATCGTTTCTGGGCCTCAGTTGGCTCATAAAGCTTCTTATGAAGGTAAAATTGCAGCTGAAGCCATTGCAGGACATTCATCTGAAATCGACTATCTTGCTATTCCGGCTGTTGTATTCTCTGAACCGGAACTTGCTTCTGTCGGTTACAATGAAAAAGAAGCGAAGGAAGCTGGAATCGAAGCGCTTGCTTCTAAATTCCCATTCGCTGCAAATGGACGTGCTCTTTCCTTAAATAATACGGACGGATTTGTGAAGCTTATTACTCGCAAAGAAGACGGATTGGTTATTGGAGCACAAATTGCAGGACCAAACGCTTCTGATATGATTGCAGAACTTGGTTTGGCTATCGAAGCAGGAATGACTGCCGAAGATATAGCAATGACAATCCATGCACATCCAACATTAGGGGAAATCACAATGGAAGCTGCTGAAGTTGCCCTTGGAACGCCTATCCACATCATTAAGTAA
- a CDS encoding polysaccharide deacetylase family protein codes for MINKVVALFTFVSFLLMACNDPSSGQTENENQKSVETTTTIQDESHQEKDLKKETSKTIGERNVKAEYRVNKENWSFKPIGDANPKVVLLTFDDAPDKYSLAIAQTLKRLKVPAIFFVNGHFLENDENKAMLKEIYEMGFSIGNHTYSHVNLKELTEKEQEREIVKLNNLVEGITGVRPKYFRAPFGSNTEHSKKVAEKEKMLVMNWTYGYDWEKEYQDKKALTEIMLNSPYLGNGANLLMHDRKWTSEAIEDIVKGFQKKGYEILDPKLIETPA; via the coding sequence ATGATTAACAAAGTAGTAGCATTATTTACATTTGTATCATTTTTATTGATGGCTTGTAATGATCCGAGTTCCGGTCAAACTGAAAATGAGAATCAAAAAAGTGTTGAAACGACCACAACGATCCAAGATGAAAGCCATCAAGAGAAAGATTTGAAAAAAGAAACGTCAAAAACAATTGGCGAAAGGAATGTAAAGGCAGAATATCGGGTGAATAAAGAGAATTGGTCATTTAAACCGATTGGGGATGCAAATCCGAAAGTTGTGTTGTTAACATTTGATGATGCACCTGATAAATATTCCCTGGCAATCGCCCAAACCCTGAAGCGACTTAAAGTACCTGCAATATTTTTCGTGAATGGTCACTTTCTTGAAAATGATGAAAATAAAGCGATGCTAAAAGAAATTTATGAAATGGGTTTTTCTATCGGCAATCATACTTATTCCCATGTGAATTTAAAAGAGTTGACCGAAAAGGAACAGGAGCGGGAAATCGTAAAATTGAACAATTTGGTTGAGGGCATTACAGGGGTACGCCCTAAGTACTTCAGGGCGCCATTTGGATCGAATACCGAGCATTCAAAAAAAGTCGCTGAGAAAGAAAAAATGTTGGTCATGAACTGGACATACGGATATGACTGGGAAAAAGAGTATCAGGATAAAAAAGCTTTAACGGAAATCATGTTGAACAGCCCTTATTTAGGAAATGGCGCGAACTTACTGATGCATGACCGGAAATGGACGAGTGAAGCGATAGAGGATATCGTGAAAGGTTTTCAAAAGAAAGGTTATGAGATCCTTGATCCAAAATTAATTGAAACGCCTGCATGA
- a CDS encoding DUF1885 family protein has translation MTENAYIKLVPEAAKGTVTIEDVKELLNYYRMITAKTGKQLDWDYDKKAFPYEMKEPARMKDKAIYLQSKEDRYHMILIGVDQEIVKDEDGSERIQSYIQFTLPETATFGDKGKANELCKFLAKKLRAQLHLFNKRVMYYYPRK, from the coding sequence ATGACTGAAAATGCCTATATCAAACTTGTTCCTGAGGCCGCGAAAGGAACTGTAACCATCGAAGACGTGAAAGAATTGCTGAACTATTATCGAATGATCACAGCGAAAACCGGAAAGCAGCTGGATTGGGACTATGATAAGAAGGCATTTCCTTATGAAATGAAAGAACCGGCAAGAATGAAAGATAAGGCCATATACCTCCAATCCAAAGAAGATCGATATCACATGATATTGATAGGCGTCGACCAAGAGATCGTTAAGGATGAAGATGGATCTGAGCGGATTCAATCCTATATCCAATTCACCCTCCCTGAAACAGCCACTTTCGGTGATAAGGGAAAAGCAAATGAATTGTGCAAGTTCCTTGCAAAGAAATTACGGGCACAGCTTCACCTCTTCAATAAACGGGTGATGTATTATTATCCAAGGAAATAA
- a CDS encoding GapA-binding peptide SR1P produces the protein MGTIVCQTCNSTIEHFEDEKVSVLYTHNHNCQSCDTAASEK, from the coding sequence ATGGGAACTATCGTATGTCAAACTTGCAATAGCACGATTGAACATTTTGAAGATGAGAAAGTAAGTGTACTATATACACATAATCACAACTGCCAAAGCTGTGATACAGCTGCCTCTGAAAAATAA